The following proteins are encoded in a genomic region of Oncorhynchus kisutch isolate 150728-3 linkage group LG6, Okis_V2, whole genome shotgun sequence:
- the LOC109898556 gene encoding ADP-ribosylation factor-like protein 4D, whose product MGNQLTEIAPNTPFLPNFQSLHVVVIGLDSAGKTSLLYRLKLREFVETIPTKGFNTERIKVAVGSSRATTTFQVWDVGGQEKLRPLWKSYTRRTDGLVFVVDAAETERMEEAKVELHRISRSAENQGVPILVLANKQDLDSAVSAVEVEKALALHELSNSTLHHTQGCSALNGQGLQPGLEKLYEMILKRKKLLRHSKKKR is encoded by the coding sequence ATGGGCAACCAGCTAACAGAGATCGCCCCCAACACTCCTTTCCTCCCCAACTTCCAGTCTCTGCATGTGGTCGTCATCGGCCTGGACTCTGCAGGAAAGACCTCCCTGCTGTACAGACTAAAGCTCCGGGAATTTGTGGAGACTATCCCCACAAAGGGCTTCAACACTGAACGGATTAAAGTAGCAGTTGGAAGCTCGCGGGCCACCACCACCTTCCAGGTGTGGGACGTGGGCGGTCAGGAGAAGCTGCGGCCCCTGTGGAAGTCATACACGCGTCGCACCGATGGCCTGGTGTTTGTTGTTGATGCTGCAGAAACTGAGCGTATGGAGGAGGCCAAGGTGGAGCTCCACCGCATCAGTCGCTCGGCAGAGAACCAGGGAGTACCAATTCTGGTGCTTGCCAACAAGCAGGACTTGGACTCTGCAGTCTCTGCTGTGGAGGTGGAGAAGGCCTTGGCCCTCCATGAGCTTAGCAACTCCACACTGCACCACACCCAGGGATGCAGCGCGCTGAACGGTCAGGGGCTCCAACCCGGCCTGGAGAAACTATATGAAATGATCCTAAAGAGGAAGAAGCTGCTCAGACACAGTAAGAAGAAGAGATGA